GTAAAGCCgctttattcaatttttagTGAGTGTGCCTTAATGTTAATGACATTGATTTGGCATTGGGGCCTCAAGCTCTCCCTTCCCCCTCCATCGCCATCCAAGTATACCTATCCACACACCAAGGGCCCAGAgccaaaatttttttgtttgcttatGACATTGAAAATCATTTGTTTGGCGCCACAAGGCGAATGACAAAATCACACAAGTTGGGGCAAAAGAAGGTTAAGCTTGGGAACGAAAAGCAGTCAGAACTTCATAATCGAATAGAGGCAGCCAAAGGTGGAAGCTATGAGTCATCAGAAACAGTTTCCCAACTATCCAAACAGAAATGATATATGAAAGAAAATATCTTTGTAATTCCAGATGGTAATTCATTGATTGGAGATTGTAATAAAAGTCAAATAACTATACCTGACCTTAAGTTTTAATGGTAAATAAGATGGTTATTTATTTACTgaaaattgtaataaaagtCATATACCCTTTtgctaatttaaaaattaaggaAAAACAGTTTGTAAACACAGACCACCCTCTCTAAAATAGTATTAACAATAGTCATAACTCTGTTTAAAGGTTCCatgtaaataaattcaaattgtTTGGCCAACACACACACCTCGGCGTAGATCCCATCTCTTCCCAACCTTTTCCCTTAGTCATTCCATTAGTTTTGCTTACTTAGCCACCAGAAACCAATAGTTCTGCTGCAGAATATACCCACATACCATGTGAGTGGTCTAAAGGATCCGAGGGCCCAGAGGTCTGAGCAAATATCCGCCAGCTGGGATGCGACGAATGCAGTTGGTCACGGATCGAGGGAATCGGAGAAGAATTTCGACACAGAGATAGGTAGAATTCTTCTCCCCGGGGGTTCCACCTCCGTTTGTGTGGGCTCTTCGATCAAAAAGAACGTGAATTTATGACAAATGAAGGGAGAGCACGCGttaaagaaatttaataaatcGTTTTAGCCAGGAAAAACTGGTTTACTTTGGACTTGATGGGCAGCTGCTCAttgggaaaaaaaaaatgaaagacTATGGCTTTTCACCAAAAGAAACGAAAAAAGGAAAGAGTTATATAATTCGCAAGCGACTCGCTTTGGCGCTTTCCACACTTCCGGCAACTTTTCATTAgcatttaaatgaaatttgaTAAAGGCACCAACAACAAAAGGCAATAATAAACGAAACGAACAGCGGCTGAAAATGGTggaaatttttcatttttttacaACAAATTATCGCATGGCTTTTCACTTGGCGTTTTCACCAACAACAAAAGCAGCAACAAAGGCTCCTTTCACTCGCCGcctaaacaacaacaaatgaGTTGAGTTGAGTGAAAAAAAAACGCTTTTCAGTTGTCGCCGTTGTTTTCGAGCCAAAAGGAAACGCTTTTCTTTGCTTTTCTTTTGGTTTTTACATAAATGCGGCGCCGCCGTCGCAAAAACACAGATGcaaagatacattttttttttgtttcatcTTTCAGTCGCCAGCGAGGGaacgaagaagaagaagcgacGGCGGCggcaatttaatttaaataatgtgAACTTTCATGccaatgaaaatgatttcaaaagagAAACTCAACGCAGTCCAACTCCCAAAACAAACTCGACAACTTCACTTCCGCTACAAATGCAACGGAGGCAACAACACGGGCAACGTCGGAAAAGCAACACGAGCAACATCTTGAACAACGAAAAACAACAATGATGACACCCACCCAACCCACCAAAAAGAGTTAGCTTAGGCACACGGAAAAATTAGGGGGGTTAGGGGTTAAGAGGGAGGTAACGATCTATAATGAAGGATCATAATGCTGATCATTTAAGGCCTTAAAAATTACTTTAGCTAACAAAACTGGGTAATTTTTAGGTTTTTAACATTTCACATTTCAAATTAGGAGTAAAAATAATAGATAAATTATGTTCGATATCgatatttaaatacaaatactgtttttaatatttcttcaGCTGTATACAAGTAAGATTTTAAATACAAAGAGAAGTTTGGATATTAAAACTAATACCGATACATTTACGGTTCCGAAGGGAAACAATCAAAtacatcatatcatatcatatgaTATCATATCATCATATCAGCCAAATCATATATAATGTTTAACATATCATAAGTATGTAATTCTCTAGGACTAGTATTACACATACTGACTCTAACTCTATAACTATCAATAACTAAACACCCTacgtaaatatttataaatacaataaaaaaagtttggatATTAAAACTACAAACGATATTTAAGGATCTGTAGGAAAACCCTAAAATTGATACAAGTTCTTTACAACTGGTATAACTAACTCTAGCTCTACAACTAACAAAGCTAATCCCCAATTTTTAGAGTGTGCTAACCACTCACGACAACTCGAAAATCTTTCTCCAATCTCCCCGTGGAGTGTCAACAGTTTGACgcatattaattttaaaaactccCACGCTCAACATTTCTTTCGGTTTCTTCGCTTTGGCTGggtttgttttcgttttggttcggtttggtttgggttttgttatttttttttttctggtgGGGTTTCGTTTTGGGTCTTTCACTCAAGAGTTGGTCGTCGGTCGGCGATTCGATGCGTCGTCCATTTGCCTTTGGAGTTACTTTGTAGTTGGTATTTCAGCGGAGGGAGAGAAAGCTCAGGCCCCCAGCTTGGCGTCTCGCTCTGTCTCGCTCTATCGCTGTTGCCCTCGCACTCGCACTCGCAGTCTGCAGTTTTGCCTGCAGTTTTTCGTGAAAGTCGATTCGCAGTAgtcgctgttgttgttgttatatAAAGCGTACGAAATCATGTAAGTAGAGTGAAATTTGCCTGCTGTATTTCTTTTCTTCGCTGCCTTGTTTGGCTTAAGCCTATGCGATTGTTTTTCGCACTAATGAAAACAATTGAAAGTTGTGGAAAATTATGTTTCCATAATTATACCCTTAAATGATTCGAGTTTTCCAATGCATTGTTTACATTCAACCAATTAATGGATCAATAAACTTTGCTATAAGAGGTGAACATTGAGAACGTACTACTATACTATAATATCGTTTTGAGGTTTGTACGACTTTGGATCTGATCTCATTTCGAGAAATCTTCACCGAAAAACCATGTCACAATAAAAATCGCGTCCCATTTTCCACGCATAACTTTAATGTTGTTAATTTTTACATAACTGCTGTTGCTTGCTTTTCGGATTTCAAATGCTAATCAACGTGTGTCACACTTTGTGTGGCCAAAAAACTAGGCCGTCACAAGCCAAAACCAATTTGCTACATTTGTTTGTCACTTTTTTTAGGTTTGTTTGGGGATTGCAGCATAAATGAAAGTTTGTGCTTGTGTTAATCACGAATAATAGTGAGGGGAAAACATATTTCGATTACGTAAAAAATAGCGACGGGCAGCATTGGAAATGAGATGTAACTATTTGGGTGACGGGCACTGTGCATAAAATTAGCATAGGGAAATCAAGCCAAAGAAACTTTAAAGAGGGAAtctcaaaaatataaaataaactttttttttaaaatcgaaAAGAACACCAATCGATAGATCTACttagaatatattttaatttttcaaagaaTGCTTCAGTAATATAAAATTCTTTATctatatttaatataacaaACCAATCTTTGATTTAAGTTTTGAAATGATTTCATAAATCAATGAAATATCTGtgatatacatatttttataaactatAAACACATTGATTACCTACTactatcaaaatatttttaataaaaatcaaagttttAAAAGGTTCCAATAGCATATCATTTTTTTAGTGCGCAGGCGCGTGGGCGTTATAACGCCGACGCCGGCAGCGCAGTCGGCAGCGAGTTTCACCCGAAGCGAAAAATACGAAAAGCTAAACCCGAATCCCGAAGCTCGAAACGAGAGCAAGTTTGCTGACAGCGGAACGAGACTTTATGTAATCGTAAAAACTTGTTTAATGACGTAGCTCCAAGCCGAGCTCCAGAGATCTCTCTTAACCACGCTCTTAGCTTCTCTTAACCGAAAGCACGTTGTGGTTTTAGCGCGTGGCttaaacatacatacaaacataCACATACGAATATATCACTTTTTACCAGCTGCTTTTGTTGGATAATAAATTTTCACAAGCAAACAAGTTTTGCGGGCAGAGCAgaaatgaaatcaataaattaataataaaccACATGTTGTGTGCCCAATTTTCATTGAAACGTTTTGGGCCAAACTTTTTAGCTTGTTTGCATTTTGCCGCTTTTACCTCTTTCTCTGCACTTTCTAAACAAATTGTGAGCGAGAGAGAAGAAATTGGCTTTCATGCGTTTTcacattttgtttttgtcgtgctttcttttttctttcttttttttttgtggcgtTTTGTTGGGATTTCTACTACTTTTTCTTTAGGCGCAAGCGTCGTGATCTTGTTGGCTTTAAAGATCTTCTTTTTTATTGGCTTAGAAATTCTTGCCTGATTTCTTCGAGAGATCTGTATCTGTTCTAAATAAAATGTGGGTTGAGTGAAAGACCGGGGCGAGATTTTCGGTTTACGATTATTGGGTGAAATGTGCTAAACGAAGTGAAAACTCTGGGCCGAGAGTTCAATTATGgcaaaaatatacaaatttgtACATGTTTTTAGTTTAACAGCAGTTAGGTTATGAATATAATTTCACTATTTTTGAaagtttaacattttaaataatttattaaacaaaatggGGAGACAACCAGAAAATTTGGAAAGTTGCAATGCAACACAACATGATCTGTTAATAATTTCTGGAATTCAGGCTTTTTGGGGAAAGGAATTGGCTAGTTAAACGGAAGCCCGAATTGCATAATGTTGCAGCAACATGTTGCGGGGCCATAGAGCAACATGaccagtaaaaataaaaatcgagCCCTTTCACAGCGAAAATCAGTCAAGCAAACTTCCCGTCTCTTCCCATTCGAGCAGATAAAACACAAAAACCGCATAGCGAGACCAAAGGGAAGACCCCCAGACCCTGTATTCGAAAAGCAGGAAGGGGTTTTCGGCTTTGAGGTTAAAAACTGGTGCGGAAACGCCTGATGGAGCGAAATTGGAACTTTTATGAGCACTATTAAGgctttaaaatcaatattgTTTATGTGTATATCGTAGTTTAAggtgattttattttaaaaacttaatctttttattttaaataaggaATATACTTCAGTTTCCAGAATAACTAAGGTTGGTAAACACTTTTTCCTGAtaataaattcctttaaaaAACCCAATTATTTTCAGAGTAATGAATACATGTTTCTTCTATACACATATGTTTTCTTAAGTAAGGGCGCCGACGTCAGTCGAAAGCCAGCTGATAAAGAGCAGTCCGCAATCAACGGCCCATGACTCAGATTTGCCAGTCGGCGGCGTCTGGGACAAAGAACATTTTTTGTTCGAAACACTCCGTAGATTATCGGGCAATTTGCAGCAAGGCCAAAGAAAATGAGCAACAAGTGCACGAAATTCAGAACGCAGCCCTAGTGAAAAGTGAATAAGAAtagggtaaaaaaaaaacataataataataacaattactgGCACATGGTCAAAAGCATTAAGAAAGAAACCAAGCACGAGCCATGGTCTCGATTCTGCAGCTCTCTTCTTCAATGACAAAGCAGCAGTTGTTgtagatgttgctgctgtgctgttgctgctgctgctgtgctgttgctgctgcagctgttTGCTGACCCCAAATGACAAAGGTTGGCACGCAAGTCGCCCACGCCCATTAATTAACCGAAAATTGAGAGCCactcaaacaaaaaacaagaaaaaaaaaaagataaaataCAGTAGAAAGAAGCCCCCATCCCTCCATCAGCATTTGTGTTTACCaaattgttatattttctgtTCATCTTTTTGAGGTTAGGCGAACGCCTTTTGGGGTCACCGTGTGAAAGCAGCTACAAGAACGAAAAGGAGAGCATGTCGGTGCGAAAGAGAAAGCCTGCACTCGCCGCGAAAGAGACGGAAAGAGATATAGCTGGCTATTAAGGGTGGCTGATATATACTGAGGGAACTTAATTACTTAAGTTCTATTTATTCGCCCCGGGGAAAAGTTACGACATTTTCCAGTTCTCGATGGGGCGGCAAAGTGTAGTAGTATAGTATAGTATAGTATAACGGATGGTTCAGGGTGATCAATAGAATTAGTAAGCAAATCATCAAGTTTCCACACTGAAGAAACCAATTACTTACGCAAGTAAGGTCATCTGAAAAAACCATCTAGGTTACCCCGAGGCTGTTTGCTACAACCGAAACGAACCAAAACTAcaagtcataaaaattaaatatatactatataatatatacatatgcatatatgcatatatatactGCCTTCGTCAAAACttttacaaaacaaactgTTGTTTGTTCGGCGGTTCTGTTTGTTGTGGCCGTAACTCAAGGATGTGACAATGGTTACTCGAAATGTGGCCCAGAACGCAAGTAGTTCAGGGTGCAAAAGGTCCTGGGAATTAAACTGGGTCATCAGCACACTCTGGGCCACACATCTCAAGTGGATTTCGGTTTCCAATTGGAGGGCTAACGATTGTTGACACGGGTTATTGTGGGCCAGTTTGCTATACCGACCAATTACTTGTTGCTAAGCTGGGCCAATTGGAGAGCTCAGTCAGGGGTTATTGAAAAGGTTCTTATAGAGTGCACCTTGAATAACTCTTTAACTTAATATATTAAGTTAAATTAAAAGCATTTGGTAGTTTTCATAAGATTTTAGTTTcaagtgttttttgtttctcAACCAATCAGATAATGCTTTAAAGTTCAACTTTTGTCATTTACTGATCGGCAGACATTCAAGACCACCTACTtatcatacaaatagtatggTATATAGCTACTGCTATTTAAAGTAGGTGTAAATGGCTCATATGCACAAATGCCAATGGTTGACATTTAAGTAGCcataatatttatgtaaatttatCTAAGACCTATTCTGTCTTCTTATAATTACTATCTAAAGGGTCGTTTATAAGCCAATTGGTGtggtatatttaccttttatcaCAGAAATTTGCGGCGGCGTTACAAAATTCCTTAGAATTGGGGCATTTAACTAATAATACTAGGCACAGAGGAGATTGTTGTGGTTGCTGttgattgttgttgctgctgttgctgttgctgtggtGTTGATgatggctgctgctgctgctgttgctgtggtgatggtgttgctgctgctgctgttgctgctgtgcagGATGGGCGCAATTATAGTGTTGCTGTTGTACCGACGATTGCTGATAGGAGGATGACGAGGAGGATGATGACGATGTGGatgcggaggaggaggaggatgcACTGAGGGGAtggtgatgttgctgctggttcAGATGCCGCCTGATGGACTGATTGATGCGATTCGTTATGGAGTTGGTCAGCGCTGAGTGATGGCTATGCAGATGGTGTGATGAAGAGGAGGATGATGAGGCGGCCActgaggaggaggaggatgatgaggaggaggaggcggctCCGAACAGGCGGCTGGCAATGATGCTGTTGCTGTGGtgattgctgttgctgctgctgttgctgctgctgctgctactgtTGCCGCCGTTGTAGTGCGTATTGCCCGCACAGGCGCTGCTGCAGTTGTTGGAGGAAATCGCACTGGACGAGGGCGAGGGGGCGGACCGGGTTAGTATGTGTTGCAAGTTGCTGCTGCCGAATGCCGCCTGCAATATGTTGCTGGGTGTTGCCAAATGCTGCGCCAGTGTTGCCGAGCCACTTCTACTGGTTGCTGCCGCTGCAGTTGCTCCACTTTCGTAATTCAGGTGACCCAAATGCTGTTGCAAAACTGAAGGCGCAGCTTGCtgtggtgttgctgttgctgctggcgtGTGTGggtggtgttgctgctgctgctgttgcagcgACGATCTGCGCAATAATACTGGTGGCGTCGATATCAATTGCTGCAGGCGACTGCagttgccgctgctgctgctgctgggtgCTGCTCCTGTGGcgactgttgctgctgtcgcaGATGTTGCTGCTACAGATGTTGccgttgcagttgcagttgcaatttCAGGCCCATTCTGCGGCTCTCCGTTCTCGCAGCAACAATTATCGCTGGTAGcaggttgctgctgctgctgctgctgttgctgctgctctaAATTCTCATTTTCATAGATTTCATGCACACTTCGCTTTTTCTTGATTTTCACATAGGGCTCAaacattttacaatttttattgcaAACACTGCGATAGCACACTCACAAACacacctttttttttgtatttcgtTTTCTatttgttataaaatatacaGATTCTCTGGGTTTGTAAAAAATTGCTCAACTTTTGGGGTGcttataaatttttcatttgcacAAATCTCTTTGTTGCCACATGCCGTTTGCTTGGTATTTTAGTTGCCTTACGATTTGTATAATTTTCGAGTGTGTGCTCGATTTTTTGTTTCGAGTAGTATTTGATTGGATTTTTGtgttgaatttttttattttcttatatttggTGGGCGACACACGAAGCGAGAGAGAAGGCGAATCGTATCGAGTCGAAATCGCAGTCGAATCGAGCGCTGAAAAACGAACGAACCGCTCCGCTTGAAAAGTGCGCGTGAAATGAAGTCGAAATGAGCTGAAATTTGAAAATACAGAAATTTCCGCCGACGCCGACTGCGACGCTGACTGCGTAACGTAAGAGTCAGCAAAACGTAAGCCACCgcaaagagagagagagcagcACTTGCGACGCCTGCTGCGCTGCCCGTTTCAGTTCCCacttcgtttcgtttcgtaTCGCTTCTCTCTCTGCGCTTCACCATgaacacacacgcacacctaCACTTTCGCTTGGCTTTGTGTGAGGTCGATGAGCACATATGGAAGCGAATGGGAAAGCCCCGGGGGAGGGGGTCGATAAGGAGGTACCCTTTATGACATTTAAATGTACTTTTAGGTCCTTGAGACTTATACAATGGATCAAAGCCTTTAGCtctataaaaagttttaaaaacctAAATTGTTCAGCTTTGTCTAAAGGAAAAAGTGatcttttattataatgtGTATTGTCCATAGCAGTAAAACATGTAGTTAGACTAATGGTATAATGacatagaaatattttttttggatcctAGTGTTTTTGATACAAAGTTTATACACAGGGGGTCGATAAGGAGGTACCCTTTATGacatttaaatgtattattaagGCTAGGACTTTTAGATGgaaagaaataataaagtatCAAAGTCCCTAGCTCTAtgtaaagttttaaaaacctCAATTTATCAGCCTGAccctttattaaaaaatatacttgttATACCTGTAAAACATGTAGTTAGACAAATGGTAAAAGGACATAGGGATAATGTATTGGTTCTTAGTGTTTTATGATACACagttttatttacttaaatgtACTttgtattataataattatctAATGGAATTCCAAAATTCGATTTACCATTGAAAGTTAAGGAAATCAAGGTACACAACATTTAACCAACAATTTGTTGTACCTTAGGATCATCGAATGTTTTTTAGCACAAAGAACACAGTGTTTTGTGTATTTATATTGTCTACTTTAAACAAAACTCAACTTCCAATTAGACGGCTTCAATTTATAGGACACCTCATTCTATTCTACAAATACTGGGTATCACAAAAGGAAGCAACCATGTGAGTGAGAGAGAGGGCGAGAGCTAGCGAGAGCGAGAGAACACAGCGACACTGAAAATCGAGCGCAAGTGCAAAGAGCGAGAGAGGGCGAGAGCAAGTCAGAGAGAGTGAGAGGGAGACGGCGTTTGAGGGCCAGCTGATAAATGGTTGCGCGTGTGTGGCgcacattgcgtatacgcgATTTCAAGTGTGGGTGCGCGTGTGGTCGCAGGACGGAGGTTACTTTTGCCGGCGGTCCTTGGTAAACGGTAATCACTTGGTCACAGAGGCGGTCCGATCCGGTGAGCCCCCTCCCCTGCGACCACCTAGCCTTCTGCCGCGTCCTTCAAGGGCTTCCTATTTAcaaacatatgtatgtacagaTATACATTCCCATACGCACAGGGCTATCGAAAATGCGGGGCCATGGGAAAGACATCAAGGATTATAGGTACCAATATCTGAATAGCCTCCATCTCCATACACTTAAACAAATTAGTGTAGAAACCTTCGTTTTTTGTCCTTGAAAAGCTTGGAGAAATATTTGGTTCTATACAAACTGCTCATATTGAACGACCTTCTAGATAAACCATTTCTAATATGAATCCAAGTGAAATATATCCCATTTTTAAAGCTAACAGTTCTGAAAATCAGTTGCTAAAAGTTACACATTGTTAAATATGATAATCTGTTTAATCTAAACCTGATATAGATCttaaaaattaagaattttaatttaaactacTTATTTCTTCAGACGTATTTTAAGAACAAAGTtgattaaaagttattaagggactaaaacaacaaaagccttttttttttttagtgcatTCTGCCTGTTGTTCCTTCACAGTTGACTTTGGAACGCCCTATCGACGGGGAACGTAAGCTGTCGTCCTTTGTCAGCAAAtgttttttccccattttttgGGTGGCGGTGGCACATGGTGCTTGTACTCGGCTTGTTTGTGTGTATCCAAATGGGGCGTTGTCGTTGTCGGTGGCATTAGCCATCCAACCACGAGTATATAGGAACCAGCAACACATGTCGCTGGCAGTCGCCCATCATCACAATACTCTGGCGGGGCCACCCAGCTGCAGATTTTTCTTTCAGCCGGCGTGTTCCCGCCTCACTCCGCCACTACTCCAAATCCACTTCATCCACTTCCCACTCCTTTCCACTCCGATCCATGGCAGGCCGCAGCAGTTTTCCACTTGCAACAATTGCAtgtgcaacagcaacaacttcTTGggtgcacagaaaaaaataactCAAGATTGGTACACAATTCACAAATTGATTAAATGTTGCAAGTATTAGAAGGGAAAGTAAGTTTTATAAACGTGTTCCTAAAATTTGAGATTGACTAGGAACGCTAAATTGAATACACTTGAATACACATGCtgaagtttaaaaaaaaaaaaggaattt
This region of Drosophila subpulchrella strain 33 F10 #4 breed RU33 unplaced genomic scaffold, RU_Dsub_v1.1 Primary Assembly Seq354, whole genome shotgun sequence genomic DNA includes:
- the LOC119560895 gene encoding protein roadkill isoform X1 — protein: MFEPYVKIKKKRSVHEIYENENLEQQQQQQQQQQPATSDNCCCENGEPQNGPEIATATATATSVAATSATAATVATGAAPSSSSSGNCSRLQQLISTPPVLLRRSSLQQQQQQHHPHTPAATATPQQAAPSVLQQHLGHLNYESGATAAAATSRSGSATLAQHLATPSNILQAAFGSSNLQHILTRSAPSPSSSAISSNNCSSACAGNTHYNGGNSSSSSSNSSSNSNHHSNSIIASRLFGAASSSSSSSSSSVAASSSSSSSHHLHSHHSALTNSITNRINQSIRRHLNQQQHHHPLSASSSSSASTSSSSSSSSSYQQSSVQQQHYNCAHPAQQQQQQQQHHHHSNSSSSSHHQHHSNSNSSNNNQQQPQQSPLCLVLLVKCPNSKEFCNAAANFCDKRLPVNECQASQTARVTSNLHASSSTMAVSRVPSPPLPEVNTPVAENWCYTQVKVVKFSYMWTINNFSFCREEMGEVLKSSTFSAGANDKLKWCLRVNPKGLDEESKDYLSLYLLLVSCNKSEVRAKFKFSILNAKREETKAMESQRAYRFVQGKDWGFKKFIRRDFLLDEANGLLPEDKLTIFCEVSVVADSVNISGQSNIVQFKVPECKLSEDLGNLFDNEKFSDVTLSVGGREFQAHKAILAARSDVFAAMFEHEMEERKLNRVAITDVDHEVLKEMLRFIYTGKAPNLEKMADDLLAAADKYALEKLKVMCEEALCVNLSVETAAETLILADLHSADQLKAQTIDFINTHATDVMETSGWQNMITTHSHLIAEAFRALATQQIPPIGPPRKRVKMS